GGTTTCGCGGTGGAAGGAGAGCCGGGCGAGCGGTTCGACACCGACTTCGGCCGGGCCGTGGTCAGTCACCACTGCGCCAACGATGGTGCGGTGGAAGGGCTGCGCCTGCTGGAGACCCCGGCGTTCAGTGTGCAGTACCACCCCGAGGCGGCTGCGGGTCCGCACGACGCCGCGCCCTTGTTCGATTCCTTCGCACGACTGATGAGTGAGGCACGCTGATGCCGAAGAGGACTGACATCCACCACGTACTGGTCATCGGCTCCGGGCCGATCGTGATCGGCCAAGCGTGTGAGTTCGACTATTCCGGGACGCAGGCCTGCCGGGTGCTGACCGAAGAGGGCATCCGGGTCAGCCTGGTCAATTCCAATCCGGCCACGATCATGACGGACCCGGAGTTCGCCGACGCCACCTATGTCGAGCCGATCACCCCGGAGTTCGTGGAGAAGGTCATCGCCGCCGAGCGGCCGGACGCGCTGCTGGCCACCCTGGGTGGCCAGACGGCGCTGAACACCGCGATGGCGCTGGAGGAGCGCGGGGTGCTCGAGGCCTACGGGGTCGAGCTGATCGGCGCCGACATCGAGGCGATCCAGCGCGGCGAGGACCGGCAGCGGTTCAAGGACATCGTCCGCTCGGTCGGGGGCGGCGTGCCGGAGAGCCGCGTGTGCCACTCGATGGACCAGGTGCGCGACTTCGTCGCCGAGCACAGCCTGCCGGTGGTCATCCGGCCGAGCTTCACCATGGGCGGTCTGGGCTCCGGGATGGCCCACACCCACGAGGAGCTGGAGCGGATGGCCTCGTTCGGGCTGACCGAGTCGCCGGTGCACGAGGTGCTCATCGAGGAGAGCGTGCTCGGGTGGAAGGAGTACGAGCTGGAGCTGATGCGCGACCACGCCGACAACGTGGTGGTCGTGTGCTCCATCGAGAACGTCGATCCGATGGGCGTGCACACCGGGGACTCGGTGACGGTGGCCCCGACGATGACGCTGACCGACCGTGAGTACCAGCACATGCGCAACGTCGGCATCGACGTGCTGCGTGCCGTGGGCGTGGACACCGGCGGCTGCAACATCCAGTTCGCGATCCACCCGGAAACCGGGCGGATGGTGGTCATCGAGATGAACCCGCGGGTGTCGCGGTCCTCGGCGCTGGCGTCGAAGGCCACCGGCTTCCCGATCGCCAAGATCGCGGCGAAGCTGGCCATCGGCTACGCGCTGGACGAGATCCGCAACGACATCACCGCCGAGACCCCGGCGAGTTTCGAACCGACGCTGGACTACGTGGTGGTCAAGGCACCGCGCTTCGCCTTCGAGAAGTTCCCCGGCGCGGACACGCGGCTGACCACGACGATGAAGAGCGTCGGCGAGGCGATGGCGCTGGGACGCAACTTCACCGAGGCGCTCGGCAAGGCGATGCGGTCGATGGAGACCTCCCGGACCGGCTTCTGGACGGGACCGGAGGCCGGTGGCGCCACCCTGGAGTCCACCCTGGACGAGCTCGGCTCGGGCCACGACGGCCGCCTTTACACCCTGGAGCGGGCGCTGCGGCAGGGCGCGAGCGTGCAGCAGGTGCACGAGGCCTCCGGGATCGATCCGTGGTTCATCGACCAGATCGCTTCGCTGGTCGAGTTGCGTGCCGAACTGGTCGAGGCCTCGGTGCTCGACGCCGATCTGCTGCGCCGGGCCAAGCGGGCCGGGCTGTCGGATCGGCAGCTCGCCGCGCTGCGCCCGGAACTGGCCAGCGAGGACGGGGTCCGCGCGCTGCGGCACCGGCTCGGGGTGCGCCCGGTGTTCAAAACCGTGGACACCTGCGCGGCGGAGTTCGCCGCCCGCACGCCGTACCACTACTCGGCCTACGAGCTGGACCCCGCGGCCGAGTCGGAGGTCGAGCCACAGCACGACCGCCCCAAGGTGCTCATCCTCGGTTCGGGGCCCAACCGGATCGGGCAGGGCATCGAGTTCGACTACTCCTGCGTGCACGCCGCGATGGCCCTGCGGGGCGCGGGATTCGAGACGGTCATGGTCAACTGCAACCCGGAGACCGTCTCGACCGACTACGACACCTCGGACCGGCTGTACTTCGAGCCGCTGACCTTCGAGGACGTTCTCGAGGTCGTGCATGCCGAGCAGGCTTCCGGCACCGTGGCCGGGGTGATCGTGCAGCTCGGCGGGCAGACCCCGCTCGGGCTGGCCCAGCGCCTGTCCGATGCGGGAGTGCCGATCGTAGGCACCCCGCCGGAGGCCATTCACCACGCCGAGGACCGCGGCGCCTTCGGCGACGTGCTGAACACGGCCGGGCTGCCCGCGCCGAGCTACGGCACGGCGACCTCCTTCGAGGGGGCCAAGCGCATCGCCGACGACATCGGCTACCCGGTGCTGGTGCGGCCCTCCTACGTGCTCGGCGGGCGCGGCATGGAGATCGTCTACGACGAGGCCTCGCTGGAGAACTACATCGCCCGCGCCACCGAGGTCACCCCGGAACACCCGGTGCTGGTGGACAACTTCCTCGACGACGCGATCGAGATCGACGTCGATGCGCTGGCCGACGGCACCGACGTCTACCTCGGCGGCGTGATGGAGCACATCGAGGAAGCCGGTATCCACTCCGGTGACTCCGCCTGCGCGTTGCCGCCGATCACCCTGGGGCGCCAGGACATCGAGAAGGTGCGGCGCTGCACCGAGGCCCTCGCGCAGGGCCTCGGCGTGCGTGGGTTGCTCAACGTGCAGTACGCGCTCAAGGACGACGTGCTCTACGTCCTCGAAGCCAACCCCCGCGCCTCGCGCACCGTGCCGTTCGTGTCCAAGGCCGCCGCGGCACCGATGGCCAAGGCCGCCGCGCGCGTCATGCTCGGGGCCAAGATCGCCGAGCTGCGCGGCGAGGGCATGCTGCCCGCCGTCGGGGACGGTGCCGACCTGCCCACCGACGCGCCCGTCGCGGTCAAGGAGGCGGTGCTGCCGTTCCACCGTTTCCGCACGCCGGAAGGTCACGGCATCGACTCCCTGCTCGGTCCGGAGATGAAGTCCACCGGGGAGGTCATGGGCATCGACACGTCCTTCGGACAGGCCTTCGCGAAGTCCCAGACCGGTGCCTACGGGTCCTTGCCCACCTCCGGACGGGCCTTCGTCTCGGTGGCCAACCGCGACAAGCGCTCGATGGTCTTTCCCGCCAAGCGCCTGGCCGATCTCGGCTTCGACATCCTCGCCACCGGTGGCACCGCCGACGTGCTGCAGCGCAACGGCATCGGCTGCACCGTGGTCCGCAAGCACAACGAGACGGCCGACGACGTCGGGACGGAAGCGGGCGAGCGCGACGTGATCGACCTCATCAAGGCGGGTGAGGTCGACATGGTGTTCAACACGCCCTACGGCAATCCGGGGCCGCGCGTCGACGGCTACGAGATCCGCACCGCCGCGGTCTCCCGCGACATCCCCTGCATCACGACCGTGCAGGGCGCCGCCGCCGCCGTGCAGGGCATCGAGGCCGGTATCCGGGGCAACATCGGAGTGCGGCCGCTGCAGGCACTGCAGGCAGCCCTGCGGACGCACCAGAGCGGTGATGTGCGGTGACGGCGGTGCAGGCGGGCTTCGGGCAGCGTCTTGCCGACGCCGTGGCCGCACGCGGTCCGTTGTGCGTCGGCATCGACCCGCATCCCGCGCTGCTGCACGCGTGGGGCCTGGATGAGACACCGGCCGCGCTGGAGCGGTTCGCGATGACCGTGGTCGAGGCGCTGGCGGGCGAAGTGGCGGTCCTCAAGCCGCAGTCGGCGTTCTTCGAGGCGTACGGGTCGCGCGGGATCGCCGTCCTGGAACGCGTGGTCGGCGAGGCCCGCCGGGACGGTGCGCTGGTGCTGCACGACGTCAAGCGCGGTGACATCGGCTCGACCATGACCGCCTACGCCAACGCCTACCTGGACGGGAACTCACCCCTGGCCGCCGACGCGATGACCGTCTCGCCCTACCTGGGCTTCGGCTCGCTGGCTCCGGCGATCGGCATCGCCGAGCAGACGGGGCGTGGGGTATTCGTGCTGGCCAGGACGTCGAACCCGGAGGGCACCGGGCTGCAGCGTTCGGCGAGTGCGGAGGGCCGTTCGGTCGCGCAGTCCGTGGTCGACGCGGCGGCGGGCAACAACGCCGGGGTGGAACCGATGGGCCACGTGGGCGTGGTGGCGGGGGCCACCCTGCGTGGTGGCGAACTGGATCTGTCGGCGCTGAACGGTCCGATCCTGGCGCCGGGGCTCGGCGCCCAGGGCGGCACCGTGCAGGGGCTGCGGGCGGTGTTCGGCTCGGCGCTGCCGAACGTCCTTCCGGCCGCGGCGCGGGAAGTCCTGCGGCACGGCCCCGATGTCGGCGAACTGCGCCGCGCCGCCCGTGGCATCCGCGACGACCTCGCCGCGCTGCTGTCCCGGTGAGTGCGTCGTTGTGGCAGTGAGAGCGCCACAACGGCGCATTCACCGAGGAGAGGACTCCCAGGGCATTGCCCCGGGAGTCCTTCTTGTGTCGAAGACTGCGCCTGCTTCCCGGGCCCGGCAGGCCGCATCACACCCAGTCGGGTGCCGGCCGATAAGGCCTATTCCAGCCGCGTCATC
This Haloactinomyces albus DNA region includes the following protein-coding sequences:
- the carB gene encoding carbamoyl-phosphate synthase large subunit, producing the protein MPKRTDIHHVLVIGSGPIVIGQACEFDYSGTQACRVLTEEGIRVSLVNSNPATIMTDPEFADATYVEPITPEFVEKVIAAERPDALLATLGGQTALNTAMALEERGVLEAYGVELIGADIEAIQRGEDRQRFKDIVRSVGGGVPESRVCHSMDQVRDFVAEHSLPVVIRPSFTMGGLGSGMAHTHEELERMASFGLTESPVHEVLIEESVLGWKEYELELMRDHADNVVVVCSIENVDPMGVHTGDSVTVAPTMTLTDREYQHMRNVGIDVLRAVGVDTGGCNIQFAIHPETGRMVVIEMNPRVSRSSALASKATGFPIAKIAAKLAIGYALDEIRNDITAETPASFEPTLDYVVVKAPRFAFEKFPGADTRLTTTMKSVGEAMALGRNFTEALGKAMRSMETSRTGFWTGPEAGGATLESTLDELGSGHDGRLYTLERALRQGASVQQVHEASGIDPWFIDQIASLVELRAELVEASVLDADLLRRAKRAGLSDRQLAALRPELASEDGVRALRHRLGVRPVFKTVDTCAAEFAARTPYHYSAYELDPAAESEVEPQHDRPKVLILGSGPNRIGQGIEFDYSCVHAAMALRGAGFETVMVNCNPETVSTDYDTSDRLYFEPLTFEDVLEVVHAEQASGTVAGVIVQLGGQTPLGLAQRLSDAGVPIVGTPPEAIHHAEDRGAFGDVLNTAGLPAPSYGTATSFEGAKRIADDIGYPVLVRPSYVLGGRGMEIVYDEASLENYIARATEVTPEHPVLVDNFLDDAIEIDVDALADGTDVYLGGVMEHIEEAGIHSGDSACALPPITLGRQDIEKVRRCTEALAQGLGVRGLLNVQYALKDDVLYVLEANPRASRTVPFVSKAAAAPMAKAAARVMLGAKIAELRGEGMLPAVGDGADLPTDAPVAVKEAVLPFHRFRTPEGHGIDSLLGPEMKSTGEVMGIDTSFGQAFAKSQTGAYGSLPTSGRAFVSVANRDKRSMVFPAKRLADLGFDILATGGTADVLQRNGIGCTVVRKHNETADDVGTEAGERDVIDLIKAGEVDMVFNTPYGNPGPRVDGYEIRTAAVSRDIPCITTVQGAAAAVQGIEAGIRGNIGVRPLQALQAALRTHQSGDVR
- the pyrF gene encoding orotidine-5'-phosphate decarboxylase, producing MTAVQAGFGQRLADAVAARGPLCVGIDPHPALLHAWGLDETPAALERFAMTVVEALAGEVAVLKPQSAFFEAYGSRGIAVLERVVGEARRDGALVLHDVKRGDIGSTMTAYANAYLDGNSPLAADAMTVSPYLGFGSLAPAIGIAEQTGRGVFVLARTSNPEGTGLQRSASAEGRSVAQSVVDAAAGNNAGVEPMGHVGVVAGATLRGGELDLSALNGPILAPGLGAQGGTVQGLRAVFGSALPNVLPAAAREVLRHGPDVGELRRAARGIRDDLAALLSR